One Antarctobacter heliothermus DNA segment encodes these proteins:
- a CDS encoding DUF5337 family protein has protein sequence MADKQDLNRRGRVIALVIAGTGVGWIAAIAIGAALDLSQRLRALLDLAALGGFFWALWMLYGLWRDRQKDKD, from the coding sequence ATGGCTGACAAGCAGGATCTCAACCGGCGGGGCCGCGTGATTGCGCTGGTCATTGCCGGGACCGGTGTCGGCTGGATCGCGGCCATTGCAATAGGCGCGGCGCTGGACCTGAGCCAGCGCCTGCGCGCGCTTTTGGATCTTGCCGCACTTGGAGGCTTTTTCTGGGCGCTGTGGATGTTATACGGGCTCTGGCGGGACCGCCAGAAAGACAAGGATTGA
- the nuoF gene encoding NADH-quinone oxidoreductase subunit NuoF codes for MLQDQDRIFTNLYGMHDRTLDGAKKRGHWDGTKDIIGKGREWIVEEMKASGLRGRGGAGFPTGLKWSFMPKESDGRPSYLVVNADESEPGTCKDREIMRHDPHTLIEGCLIASFAMQAHACYIYIRGEYIREREALQAAIDEAYDAGLLGKNAAGSGWDFELFVAHGAGAYICGEETALLESLEGKKGMPRMKPPFPAGAGLYGCPTTVNNVESIAVVPTILRRGAEWFSGFGRDNNKGTKLFAISGHVNNPCVVEEAMSISFEELIEKHCGGIRGGWDNLKAVIPGGSSVPCVRGEKMRDAIMDFDYLRGELGSGLGTAAVIVMDKETDIIKAIWRLAKFYKHESCGQCTPCREGTGWMMRVMERLVKGEADEEEIDMLWDVTKQVEGHTICALGDAAAWPIQGLIRNFRDEIEDRIKAQKTGRMSAVAAE; via the coding sequence ATGCTGCAGGACCAGGACCGGATCTTTACCAACCTCTACGGCATGCATGACCGGACGCTTGATGGCGCGAAAAAGCGCGGCCATTGGGACGGAACCAAGGACATCATCGGCAAGGGACGTGAGTGGATCGTCGAGGAAATGAAGGCCTCTGGCCTGCGTGGGCGTGGTGGCGCCGGGTTCCCGACCGGTTTGAAATGGTCCTTCATGCCCAAGGAATCGGATGGCCGTCCGTCCTATCTGGTGGTGAACGCTGACGAATCAGAGCCGGGCACCTGCAAAGACCGCGAGATCATGCGTCATGATCCGCATACGCTGATCGAGGGCTGCCTGATCGCCTCTTTCGCGATGCAGGCGCATGCCTGCTATATCTATATTCGCGGCGAATACATCCGCGAGCGTGAGGCCCTGCAGGCCGCAATTGATGAGGCTTATGACGCGGGTCTTTTGGGCAAGAACGCCGCCGGGTCCGGCTGGGATTTCGAACTCTTTGTCGCGCATGGGGCCGGTGCCTACATCTGCGGTGAGGAAACCGCACTGCTGGAATCGCTCGAAGGCAAAAAGGGCATGCCCCGGATGAAGCCGCCGTTCCCGGCGGGCGCGGGTTTGTATGGTTGCCCGACCACGGTGAACAACGTCGAATCCATCGCCGTCGTGCCGACGATCCTGCGTCGTGGGGCCGAATGGTTCTCTGGCTTTGGCCGCGACAACAACAAGGGCACCAAGCTGTTTGCCATCTCTGGCCACGTCAACAACCCCTGCGTTGTCGAGGAGGCGATGTCGATCTCCTTCGAGGAACTGATCGAAAAGCATTGCGGCGGCATTCGCGGCGGATGGGACAACCTTAAGGCGGTGATCCCCGGCGGGTCGTCTGTTCCTTGTGTGCGCGGCGAAAAGATGCGCGATGCGATCATGGACTTTGACTATCTGCGCGGTGAACTGGGGTCGGGTCTTGGCACCGCTGCGGTCATCGTGATGGACAAAGAGACGGACATCATCAAGGCGATCTGGCGTCTGGCGAAGTTCTACAAACACGAAAGCTGTGGCCAATGTACGCCGTGCCGCGAAGGCACCGGCTGGATGATGCGGGTCATGGAACGTCTGGTCAAAGGTGAGGCCGACGAGGAAGAAATCGACATGCTTTGGGACGTGACCAAGCAGGTCGAGGGCCACACCATCTGCGCCCTTGGTGACGCGGCGGCATGGCCGATTCAGGGCCTGATCCGCAACTTCCGCGATGAGATCGAGGATCGCATCAAGGCGCAAAAGACCGGCCGGATGAGCGCCGTCGCGGCGGAGTGA